The proteins below are encoded in one region of Silene latifolia isolate original U9 population chromosome 2, ASM4854445v1, whole genome shotgun sequence:
- the LOC141643547 gene encoding putative N-acetyltransferase HLS1 codes for MRKMKIVVREFEKERDSREVEEVERSCEVGPTSKLSLFTHLLGDPLCRIRHSPAFLMLVAEVVEEEVEGCNQKREIVGMIRGCIKTVTCGKKYHRPSKLYPSHDSFKPLPVYTKAAYILGLRISPSHRRMGIALKLVNKMEDWFRQNGAEYAYLATESENQASVKLFNKKCGYSKFRTPSILVQPVFAHRVKVSNRVNIIKLTPSEAETIYRYKFSTTEFFPRDIDTILNNRLSLGTFIAMPRDTHAPSPWPGVEIFLKNPPESWAILSVWNCSDVWRLEVRGASRVGKGLAKTTRLIDRAFPFLKIPSFPELFRPFGLHFLYGLGGEGPKAVKMVKALCGLAHNLAQEHGCSVVATEVGHGEPLKEGVPHWKKLSCDEDLWCIKRLGEDYSDGSVGDWTKSKPGLSIFVDPREF; via the exons ATGAGGAAGATGAAAATAGTGGTGAGGGAGTTTGAGAAAGAAAGAGATAGTAGAGAAGTTGAAGAAGTAGAGAGGAGTTGTGAAGTGGGTCCTACTTCTAAACTAtccctcttcactcatctcttaGGGGACCCTCTTTGCCGCATTCGCCATTCTCCTGCTTTTCTCATGCtg GTAGCTGAGGTAGTGGAGGAAGAAGTGGAAGGATGTAATCAAAAGAGAGAAATAGTAGGAATGATTAGAGGTTGCATCAAAACAGTTACTTGTGGTAAAAAATATCATCGACCATCTAAACTTTACCCTAGTCATGACTCTTTCAAACCTCTCCCTGTTTACACCAAAGCTGCCTACATTTTAGGCCTTCGTATTTCGCCGTCACACAG GCGAATGGGGATCGCGTTGAAGTTGGTGAACAAGATGGAGGACTGGTTTCGACAAAACGGGGCCGAGTACGCCTACTTAGCCACGGAAAGTGAAAACCAAGCCTCGGTCAAGTTATTCAATAAAAAATGTGGTTACTCCAAATTTCGTACCCCGTCAATATTGGTCCAACCCGTATTCGCTCACCGGGTCAAGGTCTCAAACCGGGTCAATATCATCAAACTCACCCCGTCCGAGGCTGAAACCATATACCGTTACAAATTCTCCACCACTGAATTTTTCCCACGTGACATCGACACAATCCTAAACAATAGACTCAGCCTAGGCACGTTCATTGCCATGCCACGTGACACTCACGCGCCAAGTCCATGGCCAGGGGTCGAGATATTCCTCAAAAACCCGCCCGAGTCATGGGCGATCCTAAGCGTGTGGAATTGTAGCGACGTATGGCGGTTAGAAGTACGCGGAGCGTCCCGTGTCGGTAAAGGTTTAGCCAAAACGACTCGGTTAATCGACCGGGCTTTTCCGTTCCTGAAAATCCCGTCATTTCCGGAACTATTCCGTCCATTCGGGCTACATTTTTTGTATGGGCTAGGTGGTGAAGGCCCGAAAGCGGTGAAAATGGTGAAGGCGTTATGTGGGCTAGCACATAACTTGGCCCAAGAACATGGGTGTAGTGTAGTGGCAACGGAAGTGGGCCATGGTGAACCGTTAAAAGAAGGTGTACCACATTGGAAGAAATTGTCATGTGATGAAGATTTGTGGTGTATTAAACGGTTAGGTGAAGACTATAGTGACGGTTCTGTGGGTGACTGGACTAAATCTAAGCCTGGTTTGTCAATTTTTGTAGACCCACGTGAATTCTAG